The Thermoanaerobaculia bacterium genome includes a region encoding these proteins:
- a CDS encoding serine/threonine protein kinase encodes MQTLDKYQVLEKIGVGGFGVVYKAYDPFIKRHVAIKTCTSEETETRERFMREAEIAGNLHHRNIVTVYDFGFQEGVPYLVQEYLTGEDLDRKIKRREHLSLPEKLLFLVQIARGLQYAHSRGVVHRDIKPANIRILEDDTAKIMDFGIAKLAQHQESLTQAGITLGTAAYLAPEQIRGGAFDARTDLFSFGILAYELFAFERPFQGAEISAVFYKILNEPAPALAEKAPDCPAELERIVQRCLEKEPEKRYANCTDLLHDIEKLAHRRPEAEADTQSTAQLTARTARSPHPAGEKSPALAPASLKAARSPATTLATPTVALPSAPPVRPVSLGDIELDSRHAVAQAPGDGLATHAFQRRSGGGRSLLKTLLFLGLAAAAGWGGWRYLEEARPVSAARPAAAPVADDPAPGAPAASAATVATAATAATAASPGVAPLPESRTGDTAGDPAGSADPGNPAGAAALAAADSAAPLAEETAPPPPPPAPKPAVLTVAPAWDSAMSLRLGGKVWALDRERRLELAAGSYKLKFAIESPVYSHVEELTVRLGEGENRRITSPIERPGKLTVQPHINARQAFVRVDGALAVATPLRGRWLAPGPHIVEIVATPDPASPVLRRESIEIRSESESILTFDLDGRSQQRLAEKPILPN; translated from the coding sequence ATGCAGACTCTGGACAAGTATCAAGTCCTTGAAAAGATAGGTGTTGGCGGCTTCGGAGTCGTCTACAAGGCATACGACCCCTTCATCAAGCGTCACGTCGCCATCAAGACCTGTACCTCGGAGGAGACGGAGACCCGCGAGCGCTTCATGCGCGAGGCCGAGATCGCCGGCAATCTCCACCACCGCAACATCGTCACGGTCTACGACTTCGGATTCCAGGAGGGCGTTCCTTATCTGGTCCAGGAGTACCTGACCGGCGAGGACCTCGATCGCAAGATCAAACGCCGCGAGCACCTGAGCCTGCCGGAGAAGCTCCTCTTTCTGGTGCAGATCGCCCGCGGCCTCCAGTATGCGCACTCGCGCGGTGTCGTACATCGCGACATCAAACCGGCGAACATCCGGATTCTCGAGGATGACACCGCGAAGATCATGGACTTCGGCATCGCCAAGCTCGCCCAGCATCAGGAGTCGCTGACCCAGGCCGGCATCACCCTCGGCACCGCCGCCTATCTCGCTCCCGAGCAGATCCGAGGCGGCGCCTTCGATGCCCGCACCGATCTGTTTTCCTTCGGCATTCTGGCCTACGAGCTGTTCGCCTTCGAGCGCCCTTTCCAGGGCGCGGAGATCTCCGCGGTCTTCTACAAGATCCTCAACGAACCGGCGCCGGCGCTCGCCGAGAAGGCGCCGGACTGCCCGGCTGAGCTCGAGCGGATCGTGCAACGCTGCCTCGAGAAGGAGCCGGAGAAGCGCTACGCCAACTGCACCGACCTGCTGCACGACATCGAGAAGCTTGCCCACCGCCGGCCGGAAGCTGAAGCCGACACCCAATCGACGGCGCAGCTCACGGCGCGCACGGCTCGTTCTCCGCATCCGGCTGGCGAAAAGAGCCCGGCTCTGGCACCCGCCTCCCTGAAGGCGGCGAGGTCACCGGCGACCACGCTCGCGACCCCGACGGTCGCACTGCCCAGCGCCCCTCCGGTCCGCCCGGTGAGCCTCGGCGACATCGAGCTCGATTCCCGCCACGCCGTGGCGCAGGCGCCCGGCGACGGTCTCGCCACGCACGCCTTCCAGCGGCGCTCCGGCGGCGGCAGGTCACTCCTCAAGACCCTCTTGTTCCTCGGCCTGGCGGCAGCCGCCGGCTGGGGAGGATGGCGTTACCTGGAAGAGGCTCGACCGGTGTCCGCCGCCCGGCCCGCCGCCGCCCCAGTTGCTGACGACCCGGCGCCTGGCGCGCCCGCGGCCAGCGCAGCCACCGTAGCCACCGCAGCCACCGCAGCCACCGCAGCCAGCCCCGGAGTTGCGCCACTCCCGGAATCCCGGACCGGCGACACCGCGGGTGACCCCGCCGGTTCGGCGGACCCGGGAAACCCGGCTGGCGCCGCGGCCCTCGCAGCTGCCGACTCCGCAGCGCCGCTCGCCGAGGAGACGGCACCGCCTCCGCCGCCGCCCGCTCCGAAGCCGGCGGTGCTCACCGTCGCACCGGCCTGGGATTCGGCCATGAGCCTGCGCCTCGGCGGAAAAGTCTGGGCGCTCGACCGCGAACGCCGGCTCGAGCTTGCTGCGGGAAGCTACAAGCTCAAGTTCGCGATCGAGAGTCCCGTCTACTCCCACGTCGAAGAGCTGACTGTGCGCCTCGGGGAGGGGGAGAACCGGCGGATCACCTCGCCGATCGAGCGTCCGGGCAAGCTCACCGTACAACCGCATATCAACGCTCGCCAGGCATTCGTCCGCGTGGACGGCGCCCTCGCCGTCGCGACGCCGCTGCGTGGGCGCTGGCTCGCGCCGGGCCCCCACATCGTCGAGATCGTCGCCACCCCGGACCCGGCCTCTCCGGTCCTGCGAAGGGAGAGCATCGAGATCCGCAGCGAGAGCGAGTCGATCCTGACTTTCGACCTCGACGGCCGGAGCCAGCAACGGCTCGCCGAGAAACCGATCCTGCCGAACTGA
- a CDS encoding prolyl oligopeptidase family serine peptidase, whose translation MRAVYRHAGCGLVVCCAAIGIVIAGCSKAGSPRNAPPASAMPPRTFELAGFLASRPTPVDSPAVADLLAARDLSSRFELPPPPPTTLFVPPDGFRVAAVAPRGDRIALLRELDPDTTEVLLHDRARGETRLLLPLDRDGRFLPQRFSADGKRLYLFTDEGGDTLQLEILDPDTGERSRRARPGCEALRLDVSPDGNVDALQWSCRGAVESALFDSTTGEELGPLPLPQGTRPARALPAGRSGGVLYEVASARLPRDLLFADRLAADAEARPLTFGLAPALAAGDLVDPIPVELRVAGASSVAPIPAELWWPRRTGAAPPALIWLENDVLPPTWMEFHPFLQFLANRGVAVVRLRLRGSLGFGKRFRHAADGRLVDAGLEDLDAARAELALRGADPARIAVLGEGPWSGGLAAAALVERPGRFVAVAALGGDSDPLRMHDELPALVEPARSWWLTRLGDPATEVVRRDRARMRLLADPTRSPLFRSDDPAANADSTAAIAALWGFLSTHLAVPP comes from the coding sequence ATGAGGGCAGTATATCGACACGCCGGCTGCGGCCTGGTCGTCTGCTGCGCAGCCATCGGGATCGTCATCGCCGGCTGCAGCAAGGCCGGCAGCCCACGCAATGCGCCCCCGGCGTCGGCGATGCCGCCGCGCACCTTCGAGCTCGCAGGGTTCCTCGCCAGCCGGCCCACCCCGGTCGACTCCCCTGCCGTCGCGGATCTCCTCGCGGCACGTGACCTCTCGTCGCGTTTCGAGCTCCCTCCCCCGCCTCCGACAACCCTCTTCGTTCCGCCGGACGGATTCCGAGTCGCGGCAGTCGCGCCGCGCGGCGATCGTATCGCCCTGCTCCGCGAGCTCGATCCGGACACGACCGAGGTTCTCCTGCACGACCGTGCCCGCGGTGAAACCCGGCTCCTCTTGCCGCTCGATCGCGATGGTCGCTTCCTGCCCCAGCGCTTCTCGGCGGACGGCAAACGGCTCTACCTCTTCACGGACGAGGGCGGCGACACGCTGCAGCTCGAGATCCTCGATCCCGACACCGGCGAGCGCTCGCGCCGGGCGCGCCCGGGATGCGAGGCACTGCGCCTCGACGTCAGTCCGGACGGCAACGTCGACGCCCTGCAGTGGAGTTGCCGCGGCGCCGTCGAGTCGGCCCTGTTCGATTCCACCACCGGCGAGGAGCTCGGGCCTCTCCCCTTGCCGCAGGGCACACGTCCGGCGCGCGCGCTGCCCGCCGGACGATCGGGCGGCGTCCTCTATGAGGTCGCCAGCGCCCGATTGCCGCGCGACCTGCTGTTCGCCGACCGCCTCGCCGCGGACGCCGAGGCCCGGCCACTCACTTTCGGTCTCGCGCCGGCACTGGCGGCGGGCGATCTCGTCGACCCCATTCCGGTCGAGCTGCGCGTCGCCGGCGCGTCGTCCGTAGCGCCGATCCCCGCCGAGCTCTGGTGGCCACGCCGCACGGGTGCCGCGCCGCCGGCGCTGATCTGGCTCGAGAACGACGTCCTGCCGCCGACCTGGATGGAGTTCCATCCCTTCCTGCAGTTCCTCGCCAATCGTGGTGTCGCCGTCGTGCGGCTCCGCTTGCGCGGCTCCCTGGGCTTCGGAAAGCGATTTCGCCACGCCGCCGACGGACGCCTCGTCGACGCCGGGCTCGAGGACCTCGACGCCGCCCGCGCCGAGCTCGCGCTCCGCGGCGCCGATCCCGCGCGCATCGCGGTGCTGGGCGAGGGTCCCTGGTCCGGGGGGCTTGCGGCGGCGGCGCTCGTCGAGCGACCCGGACGTTTCGTTGCCGTCGCCGCTCTCGGCGGCGATTCCGATCCACTGCGGATGCACGACGAGCTTCCGGCGCTCGTCGAGCCGGCGCGCAGCTGGTGGCTCACCCGCCTCGGCGATCCGGCGACAGAGGTGGTGCGACGAGACCGGGCCCGGATGCGCCTGCTTGCGGATCCGACGCGCTCGCCGCTCTTTCGCTCCGACGATCCGGCCGCCAACGCCGACAGCACGGCCGCGATCGCGGCGCTGTGGGGGTTCCTGAGCACCCATCTCGCCGTGCCGCCCTGA
- the moaA gene encoding GTP 3',8-cyclase MoaA, translated as MRPAERRIGRVSGSPLLPLLHDPPNDLMGRPLGDLRISVTDRCNFRCVYCMPRAVYGADHPFLARAELLTFEEIERLARIFVGLGVRKLRLTGGEPLLRRDLPELIRRLARLGVPIALTTNGSLLGAQATALKEAGLTRLTVSLDTLDPLVFRRMNDADYGPGEVLDGIAAAAAAGFGTIKVNAVVRRGVNEDGIPDLVRKFRGSGHVLRFIEYMDVGESNGWRLQDVVPAAEILRRIVAGAGSELDPIAPRTRGEVARRYRYRDGSGEIGLISSVSQPFCGDCVRARLSADGRIFTCLFAAQGTDIKTPLRSGASDEALAGAIAALWRSRDDRYSELRSQATPGLPRRVEMSYIGG; from the coding sequence ATGCGGCCGGCAGAGCGTAGAATCGGCCGCGTGTCCGGTTCGCCCCTGCTGCCGCTGTTGCACGATCCGCCCAACGACCTGATGGGGCGTCCGCTCGGCGACCTGCGCATCTCGGTCACCGACCGCTGCAACTTCCGCTGCGTCTACTGCATGCCGCGCGCCGTTTACGGTGCGGATCATCCGTTCCTGGCGCGCGCCGAGCTGCTGACCTTCGAGGAGATCGAGCGGCTGGCCCGGATCTTCGTCGGACTCGGGGTGCGCAAGCTCCGGCTGACCGGCGGCGAGCCGCTCCTGCGGCGCGACCTCCCCGAGCTCATCCGGCGTCTGGCACGTCTCGGCGTACCGATCGCGCTCACCACCAACGGCTCGCTGCTCGGAGCCCAGGCCACGGCCCTCAAGGAGGCCGGCCTGACGAGGCTCACTGTCAGCCTGGATACGCTCGACCCGCTCGTCTTCCGGCGCATGAACGACGCCGACTACGGCCCCGGAGAGGTCCTCGACGGGATCGCCGCAGCGGCGGCGGCCGGTTTCGGGACGATCAAGGTGAACGCAGTCGTGCGCCGCGGCGTCAACGAGGACGGGATCCCCGACCTGGTGCGGAAGTTCCGCGGCAGCGGCCACGTGCTGCGGTTCATCGAGTACATGGACGTCGGCGAGTCGAACGGCTGGCGGCTCCAGGACGTCGTGCCCGCCGCGGAGATCCTCCGGCGAATCGTCGCCGGCGCCGGGAGCGAGCTCGACCCCATCGCACCCCGGACGCGGGGCGAGGTTGCCAGGCGTTACCGCTATCGCGACGGCTCGGGAGAGATCGGGCTCATCTCCTCGGTCTCGCAGCCCTTCTGCGGCGATTGCGTGCGCGCGCGGCTTTCGGCCGATGGCAGGATCTTCACCTGCCTCTTCGCCGCCCAGGGCACCGACATCAAGACCCCGCTGCGCTCCGGAGCCAGCGACGAAGCGCTCGCCGGCGCCATCGCTGCGCTCTGGCGGTCACGCGACGACCGCTACTCGGAGCTGCGCTCGCAGGCGACGCCGGGACTGCCCCGCCGCGTCGAAATGTCGTACATCGGAGGCTGA
- the malQ gene encoding 4-alpha-glucanotransferase: MSRKGEARVAARRARAAGLLLHPTSLPGRFPIGDLGPSALAMLDWMVGAGFTVWQVLPLGPTGMGDSPYNSLSAFAGNPLLISPEALVADGLLPPEALQPWEEAPGASGPSAATGVDPESGAAVDYSAAVLCKESLLRQAFERFDSGELPALAVELERFATPERRAVWLDDWALYAALKRDHAGASWLDWEPGLRHREPEALARRSAEVAVELRFAVFCQFLFFRQWAAVRLAAESRGIRILGDVPIYVAPDSADTWANSALFDLAGDGRLRAVAGVPPDYFSADGQRWGNPLYRWDVMQADGFRWWISRLRAQLEFAHVLRLDHFRGFVAYWKIPQRHKTARHGKWVKGPGESFFRAVRSALGGLPLLAEDLGEIDARVHALRSRLDLPGMRVLQFGFGTVDSDHSPHRHEPRAAVYTGTHDNDTTRGWFAGLGEDERHRVLTYLGATPESITTAMIRAAYGSVAELAILPLQDVLNLDGAARMNRPGQEGGNWCWRVRHQDVPEELPGRMRELAAATARLPATFQSPA; encoded by the coding sequence GTGAGCCGCAAGGGAGAGGCCCGAGTTGCCGCCCGACGGGCGCGCGCCGCGGGCCTGCTTCTGCATCCGACGAGTCTTCCCGGCCGTTTCCCGATCGGCGACCTAGGCCCGTCCGCCCTGGCGATGCTCGACTGGATGGTCGGCGCCGGCTTCACGGTCTGGCAGGTCCTGCCGCTCGGCCCGACCGGGATGGGAGACTCGCCCTACAATTCGCTCTCGGCTTTCGCCGGCAACCCTCTGCTGATCTCTCCCGAGGCGCTGGTGGCCGACGGACTGCTCCCGCCAGAGGCCCTTCAGCCCTGGGAGGAGGCTCCCGGGGCGAGCGGGCCGAGCGCGGCGACCGGCGTGGACCCCGAAAGCGGCGCCGCGGTGGACTACAGCGCTGCGGTCCTCTGCAAGGAGAGCCTTCTCCGTCAGGCGTTCGAGCGCTTCGACTCCGGCGAGCTCCCGGCGCTCGCTGTGGAGCTCGAGAGGTTCGCTACGCCCGAGCGCCGCGCGGTCTGGCTCGACGACTGGGCGCTCTACGCCGCCTTGAAACGCGATCACGCCGGCGCCTCGTGGCTCGACTGGGAGCCCGGCCTGCGGCACCGGGAGCCCGAAGCGCTCGCCCGTCGCTCGGCCGAGGTCGCCGTCGAACTGCGATTCGCGGTCTTCTGCCAGTTTCTCTTCTTCCGCCAATGGGCGGCCGTGCGCCTCGCCGCCGAGAGCCGGGGCATCCGCATTCTCGGGGACGTACCGATCTACGTCGCCCCCGACAGCGCCGACACCTGGGCGAACAGCGCCCTCTTCGACCTGGCCGGAGACGGGCGGCTGCGCGCCGTCGCCGGCGTTCCGCCCGACTACTTCAGCGCCGACGGCCAGCGTTGGGGGAATCCGCTCTACCGCTGGGACGTGATGCAGGCCGACGGCTTCCGCTGGTGGATCTCGCGCTTGCGGGCGCAGCTCGAGTTCGCCCATGTCCTGCGGCTCGACCATTTCAGGGGCTTCGTGGCCTACTGGAAGATCCCCCAGCGCCACAAGACGGCGCGCCACGGCAAGTGGGTGAAGGGCCCGGGAGAGTCTTTCTTTCGGGCGGTCCGGTCCGCCCTGGGAGGCCTCCCCCTGCTGGCCGAGGATCTCGGCGAGATCGATGCGCGCGTGCATGCGCTGCGCAGCCGGCTCGATCTGCCCGGCATGCGCGTCCTGCAGTTCGGCTTCGGCACGGTGGACAGCGACCACAGCCCCCATCGTCATGAGCCACGCGCGGCGGTCTACACCGGAACCCACGACAACGACACCACGCGCGGCTGGTTTGCCGGTCTCGGCGAAGACGAGCGCCATCGCGTGCTGACCTATCTCGGGGCGACGCCGGAGTCCATCACGACGGCGATGATTCGCGCCGCCTACGGCTCGGTCGCCGAGCTCGCGATCCTGCCGCTGCAGGACGTGCTGAACCTGGACGGCGCCGCGCGCATGAACAGGCCCGGGCAGGAGGGCGGCAACTGGTGCTGGCGCGTCCGCCACCAGGATGTGCCCGAGGAGCTGCCGGGCCGGATGCGCGAGCTCGCGGCGGCCACGGCGCGGCTGCCGGCGACATTCCAGAGTCCGGCGTAG
- the speA gene encoding biosynthetic arginine decarboxylase yields MLKFPRPSGRTSAPEARGRRGLTTLNHRKWTTEDALDLYNIRQWGNGYFSANEKGNLVVQPGGPGAPAVDMKELVDEVRQRGIGAPLLIRFSQILKARVVELNEAFLRAISEYGYQATYRGVFPIKVNQEKYVVERLLEAGRPYHFGLEAGSKPELLAVLGMLEDEEALVICNGYKDEEYIETALLGSKLGRHVILVVEKFSELELIAEVAERTGVKPAIGVRARLSARGAGHWEASAGDRSKFGLGARGLFQAMKFLREKNLLDCLELLHFHLGSQISSIRNVKEALREAGRTYVELSKLGAPLRYLDVGGGLGIDYDGSQTNFSSSMNYTMQEYANDIVFGTMELCDADNVPHPILVSESGRALVAHHAALIVDVLGVGEFTVGTLPEALPEGTPGPVRYLLDTYREVSRKNLLEAYHDAAGYRDEVLSLFSLNHVTLVQRVLAEDIFWAIALKILRLVRELPEIPEELAGLERALADTYFCNFSIFQSLPDSWAIDQLFPIVPIHRLNEEPVRRGVLADITCDSDGKIDHFIDRRDVKDVLELHPVGDDLYCLGVFLVGAYQEILGDLHNLFGDTNTLHVSLSEEGAYHIDHVLAGDTVADVLKYVSYDREDLVANVRRFSEIALRGKRITLEESRNLLRVYEQGLSGYTYLERE; encoded by the coding sequence ATGCTAAAGTTTCCTCGGCCATCCGGCCGGACTTCCGCTCCAGAAGCGCGAGGGAGAAGGGGATTGACCACTCTGAATCATCGTAAATGGACGACCGAGGACGCTCTCGACCTCTACAACATCCGGCAGTGGGGCAACGGCTACTTCTCCGCCAACGAGAAGGGCAACCTCGTCGTTCAACCGGGCGGGCCAGGCGCCCCGGCCGTCGACATGAAGGAGCTCGTCGACGAGGTCCGGCAGCGCGGCATCGGCGCGCCGCTGCTGATCCGCTTTTCACAGATCCTCAAGGCCCGCGTCGTCGAGCTCAACGAGGCCTTTCTGCGCGCCATCTCCGAGTACGGCTATCAGGCGACCTATCGCGGGGTCTTCCCGATCAAGGTGAACCAGGAGAAATACGTCGTCGAGCGGCTGCTCGAGGCCGGAAGGCCCTACCACTTCGGGCTCGAGGCCGGCTCGAAGCCCGAGCTTCTGGCCGTCCTCGGAATGCTCGAGGACGAGGAAGCCCTGGTCATCTGCAACGGCTACAAGGACGAGGAGTACATCGAGACCGCTCTCCTCGGGTCGAAGCTCGGGCGGCACGTGATCCTGGTGGTCGAGAAGTTCTCCGAGCTCGAGCTCATCGCCGAGGTCGCCGAGCGCACCGGCGTCAAGCCGGCGATCGGCGTCCGGGCGCGCCTCTCGGCGCGCGGCGCCGGTCATTGGGAGGCCTCGGCGGGAGACCGCTCGAAGTTCGGTCTCGGCGCGCGCGGCCTGTTCCAGGCGATGAAGTTCCTGCGCGAGAAGAACCTCCTCGACTGCCTCGAGCTTCTCCACTTTCACCTGGGCAGCCAGATCTCCTCCATCCGCAACGTCAAGGAGGCGCTGCGCGAGGCCGGGCGGACCTACGTCGAGCTCTCGAAGCTCGGCGCGCCGCTGCGCTACCTCGACGTCGGCGGCGGTCTCGGCATCGACTACGACGGCTCGCAGACGAATTTCTCGTCGTCGATGAACTACACGATGCAGGAGTACGCCAACGACATCGTCTTCGGCACCATGGAGCTCTGTGACGCCGACAACGTGCCGCACCCGATCCTGGTCTCCGAATCGGGGCGCGCGCTCGTGGCCCACCATGCCGCCCTGATCGTGGACGTTCTGGGTGTCGGCGAGTTCACGGTCGGAACGCTGCCCGAGGCGCTGCCGGAAGGCACCCCCGGCCCGGTCCGCTACCTGCTCGACACCTATCGCGAGGTGTCGCGCAAGAACCTGCTCGAGGCCTACCACGATGCCGCGGGCTATCGCGACGAGGTGCTCAGTCTCTTCAGCCTGAACCACGTCACGCTGGTGCAGCGGGTACTCGCCGAGGACATCTTCTGGGCCATCGCGCTCAAGATCCTGCGCCTGGTGCGCGAGCTGCCCGAGATTCCGGAGGAGCTCGCCGGTCTCGAGCGGGCGCTCGCCGATACCTATTTCTGCAACTTCTCGATCTTCCAGTCGCTCCCTGACTCCTGGGCGATCGATCAGCTCTTTCCGATCGTGCCGATCCACCGCCTCAACGAGGAACCGGTGCGGCGCGGCGTGCTCGCCGACATCACCTGCGACTCCGACGGCAAGATCGATCACTTCATCGACCGCCGGGACGTCAAGGACGTGCTCGAGCTTCACCCGGTGGGCGACGACCTCTACTGCCTCGGCGTCTTCCTGGTCGGTGCCTACCAGGAGATCCTGGGCGACCTGCACAACCTCTTCGGCGACACCAACACACTGCACGTCTCGCTCAGCGAAGAGGGCGCGTACCACATCGACCACGTCCTCGCCGGCGACACCGTGGCGGACGTCCTCAAGTACGTGAGCTACGACCGCGAGGACCTCGTGGCGAACGTCCGCCGCTTCTCGGAGATCGCCTTGCGCGGCAAGCGGATCACCCTCGAGGAGTCGCGCAACCTCCTGCGCGTCTACGAACAGGGTCTCTCGGGCTACACCTACCTCGAGCGCGAGTGA
- a CDS encoding PKD domain-containing protein, whose product MSRRILPSLLLALAVAVPLAGAAPGQELVLLAFGDSITEGYGDTSSQGGGYPTRLERWLRQRGYDAFVENHGVGGETTSSGLSRIDSVLAGGGDYLLLMEGTNDISRRASVETVAFNLGEMAARAEALDIIAVHATVIPRIPTAPADASNAATAALAQRLREMGEEFHRAVADQFTLFESLPDVFENYYYYNPEVEDIVGHPNTDGYIEIAGLFLETLLPLLESADIEILPPPGPVGAGQLTAFGVDGAAIERFVHIEWDFGDGGFAETPPPADHSVFYIFLHPGTYTVTVRGVTAAGGVAQDSVQIVVSGAEPGWETESSILPLVVESNDGQILTDLTLVNASSDFAVAEVLFLPEVVYDTPPPVRRFNLPPQSSTNLPEVLSSAFGVGAGRGALRITFYAFPQSSTAFLSARSLVRAVTDPDGSDGATVTAIREASWSSAAKQILALQHSSATPATLEVTSPDGVAGSVRFDLEDAAGSYVGSAVMEVGAEASRLRPLSDLFRNLQLRPAPFRVLFDAAPIRFVASAMVVAPATGDVTVRIATP is encoded by the coding sequence ATGTCCCGTCGAATCCTCCCCTCTTTGCTGCTCGCGCTTGCCGTCGCGGTGCCCCTGGCCGGGGCGGCGCCCGGCCAGGAGCTCGTCCTCCTGGCGTTCGGCGACAGCATCACCGAAGGTTACGGCGACACCTCGAGCCAGGGGGGCGGCTATCCCACCCGCCTCGAGCGCTGGCTGCGCCAGCGGGGGTATGACGCTTTCGTCGAGAACCACGGGGTGGGTGGCGAGACGACGTCGAGCGGCCTGTCGCGGATCGACTCCGTGCTCGCCGGAGGCGGCGACTACCTCCTGCTGATGGAGGGCACGAACGACATCTCGCGGCGCGCGAGCGTCGAGACCGTCGCCTTCAACCTCGGCGAGATGGCTGCCCGCGCCGAGGCGCTCGACATCATCGCCGTCCACGCCACGGTCATTCCGCGGATTCCGACCGCTCCCGCCGACGCCTCGAACGCCGCCACTGCGGCGCTCGCGCAGCGGCTCCGGGAGATGGGCGAGGAGTTCCACCGCGCAGTCGCCGATCAGTTCACCCTCTTCGAAAGCCTGCCCGACGTCTTCGAGAATTACTACTACTACAACCCGGAAGTCGAGGACATCGTCGGGCACCCGAACACCGACGGCTACATCGAGATCGCGGGTCTCTTTCTCGAGACCCTGCTGCCATTGCTCGAAAGCGCCGACATCGAGATCCTCCCGCCGCCGGGCCCAGTCGGGGCCGGCCAGCTCACCGCGTTCGGCGTCGACGGCGCCGCCATCGAGCGCTTCGTGCACATCGAATGGGACTTCGGCGACGGCGGCTTCGCCGAGACTCCCCCGCCCGCCGACCACTCCGTCTTCTACATCTTCCTCCACCCCGGGACCTACACCGTCACCGTGCGGGGCGTGACGGCCGCGGGCGGCGTCGCCCAGGACTCCGTCCAGATCGTCGTCTCGGGCGCCGAGCCGGGCTGGGAGACCGAGTCCTCGATTCTCCCGCTGGTCGTCGAATCCAACGACGGGCAGATCCTTACCGACCTCACGCTCGTGAACGCGAGCTCCGACTTCGCCGTCGCCGAGGTCCTCTTCCTGCCCGAGGTCGTCTACGACACACCGCCGCCGGTCCGCCGCTTCAATCTCCCGCCTCAGAGCTCGACGAACCTGCCGGAGGTTCTCTCTTCGGCGTTCGGAGTCGGCGCCGGGCGGGGCGCGCTGCGGATCACCTTTTATGCCTTTCCCCAGAGTTCGACGGCCTTTCTTTCCGCCCGGTCGCTGGTGCGGGCGGTCACCGATCCCGACGGCAGCGACGGCGCCACCGTCACCGCAATCCGGGAAGCAAGCTGGAGCTCGGCAGCGAAGCAGATCCTCGCCCTCCAGCACAGCTCCGCCACGCCCGCGACGCTCGAGGTCACGAGTCCCGACGGCGTCGCCGGCTCGGTGCGCTTCGACCTCGAGGACGCGGCCGGCAGCTACGTCGGTTCGGCGGTGATGGAGGTCGGCGCCGAAGCGTCGCGCCTGCGACCGCTCTCCGACCTCTTCCGCAATCTCCAACTTCGTCCGGCGCCCTTCCGCGTCCTGTTCGATGCGGCGCCGATCCGCTTCGTCGCGTCGGCGATGGTGGTCGCGCCGGCGACCGGCGACGTCACCGTGCGGATCGCCACTCCCTAA